From Nilaparvata lugens isolate BPH chromosome 7, ASM1435652v1, whole genome shotgun sequence, one genomic window encodes:
- the LOC120352217 gene encoding nuclear envelope integral membrane protein 1-like — MEEVDYWRVVQFVLGILLFVFGPRLSKNVFFYYVCGITFGVGASFLILVYFMSRLFPKRPLMYGFFLGGSAITFYAFQLMMDNVRTISMLYKEYVIGYFFTTSLISFIVCYRFGPVSDPRSINLIKWCLQGAALVSIFMCSYFQEAVLGVDLLLLVTYNIPKSWFISIITLMKRFRPTPKRKLLSEDEYHEQGARETARALDELRGYCSSPDCDQWRVMTRLKNPIRKRFRPTPKRKLLSEDEYHEQGARETARALDELRGYCSSPDCDQWKRFRPTPKRKLLSEDEYHEQGARETARALDELRGYCSSPDCDQWRVMTRLKNPIRLRNSCKGRRIWMMMKFWRTMSIQQEMALHLLKIISLTIRLTERHFFQVLLASFC, encoded by the exons ATGGAAG AAGTGGACTACTGGAGAGTTGTACAATTTGTGCTTGGAATCCTGCTATTCGTGTTCGGACCTCGGTTGAGtaaaaatgttttcttttaCTACGTATGCGGCATCACTTTTGGAGTTGGAGCTTCTTTTCTGATTCTGGTTTACTTTATGAGTCGTTTGTTTCCAAAG agaCCTTTGATGTACGGATTCTTCCTGGGAGGATCAGCCATAACTTTCTACGCTTTCCAGCTGATGATGGATAATGTGCGCACCATCTCGATGCTTTACAAAGAATACGTGATTGGATACTTCTTTACCACCTCACTCATCAGCTTCATCGTTTGCTACAGATTTGGACCCGTCTCTGATCCCAGAAGCATCAACCTCATCAAATGGTGTTTACAG GGCGCTGCTCTGGTATCAATATTTATGTGCAGCTACTTCCAGGAAGCAGTACTTGGAGTTGACCTTCTTCTTTTGGTGACTTACAATATTCCCAAGTCGTGGTTTATCTCAATCATAACTCTCAT GAAACGATTTCGACCAACACCGAAGAGAAAGCTTTTGAGTGAAGATGAATACCACGAGCAAGGGGCACGAGAAACGGCCAGAGCTTTGGATGAATTACGCGGCTATTGTTCCAGTCCAGACTGTGACCAGTGGCGAGTTATGACCCGGCTCAAGAATCCCATAAG GAAACGATTTCGACCAACACCGAAGAGAAAGCTTTTGAGTGAAGATGAATACCACGAGCAAGGGGCACGAGAAACGGCCAGAGCTTTGGATGAATTACGCGGCTATTGTTCCAGTCCAGACTGTGACCAGTG GAAACGATTTCGACCAACACCGAAGAGAAAGCTGTTGAGTGAAGATGAATACCACGAGCAAGGGGCACGAGAAACGGCCAGAGCTTTGGATGAATTACGCGGCTACTGTTCCAGTCCAGACTGTGACCAGTGGCGAGTTATGACCCGGCTCAAGAATCCCATAAG GTTGCGAAATTCGTGCAAGGGTCGTCGCATTTGGATGATGATGAAGTTTTGGCGTACGATGTCGATTCAACAAGAAATGGCATTGCATCTCCTCAAGATTATTTCACTGACGATTCGATTGACGGAACGTCACTTCTTTCAAGTGCTGTTGGCAAGTTTTTGCTAA